A section of the Desulfitibacter sp. BRH_c19 genome encodes:
- a CDS encoding thioredoxin, with amino-acid sequence MSNQKIPNRLANEKSPYLLQHQYNPVDWYPWGEEAFEKAKEEDKPVFLSIGYSTCHWCHVMERESFEDEEVAEVLNKYYISIKVDREERTDVDAIYMAVCQALTGQGGWPLTIFMTPDKKPFFAGTYFPKERKYGRSGIIEILEELQDAWENKRDKVLSAGESVVKGIENKYFKSEAGAVEREALDHAYRYYEQSFDSIYGGFGEAPKFPTPHNLTFLLRYWKMSGNKKALDMVEKTLQSMYQGGMYDHVGWGFSRYSTDKKWLVPHFEKMLYDNALLAIAYLECYQATQNEFYARVAREIFSYVLRDMTSEEGGFFSAEDADSEGVEGKFYVWSLDEVFDVLGRESGKAFCQTFDISNAGNFEGENIPNIIGKDLNTGQDLKNEREKLFLHREKRIHPLKDDKILTAWNGLMIAALATGARVLGDKKYAKAAENAAEFVNTKLRREDGRLFARYRDGETAHLAYVDDYAFFIWGLIELYQTSYNPKYLALSLEFHQDMVDLFWDEKEGGLYLYGHDGEKLITKPKELYDGAVPSGNSVAALNFLRLADLTGDEKIAELADKQLNAFGGTVSQSPPGYAYFLMAVYFAENPTTEINIIGDLNKKETSDMLDIINKGFNPERLVAVKMPGSSGEEICRLIPIIKERDTVDGKTTAYICENFSCQPPTTDIKKLEILLGKKS; translated from the coding sequence ATGTCAAATCAAAAAATACCCAATAGATTAGCTAATGAAAAATCTCCATATTTATTACAACATCAATATAATCCTGTAGACTGGTATCCCTGGGGAGAAGAGGCATTTGAAAAGGCCAAAGAGGAAGACAAGCCTGTGTTTCTAAGTATCGGCTACAGCACTTGCCATTGGTGTCATGTGATGGAAAGGGAATCCTTTGAGGATGAAGAGGTAGCAGAGGTTCTAAATAAATATTACATATCAATTAAAGTAGATAGAGAAGAACGGACTGATGTGGATGCAATATATATGGCAGTATGTCAGGCGCTCACGGGTCAGGGAGGTTGGCCGTTAACAATTTTTATGACTCCCGATAAAAAGCCCTTCTTTGCTGGAACTTATTTTCCAAAGGAGAGGAAATATGGCCGTTCTGGGATAATAGAAATATTAGAAGAACTCCAAGATGCATGGGAAAATAAAAGAGATAAGGTACTTAGTGCAGGGGAATCCGTAGTTAAGGGAATTGAGAATAAATACTTTAAAAGTGAAGCTGGAGCAGTTGAGAGAGAGGCTCTTGATCATGCTTACCGTTACTATGAACAGAGTTTTGATTCTATATATGGAGGTTTTGGGGAAGCACCTAAGTTTCCTACACCCCATAACTTGACATTTTTATTACGATATTGGAAGATGTCAGGCAATAAGAAGGCTTTAGATATGGTAGAAAAGACCCTTCAGTCTATGTATCAGGGTGGAATGTATGATCATGTTGGTTGGGGATTTTCTAGATATTCCACAGATAAAAAGTGGCTAGTACCACATTTTGAGAAGATGCTCTATGACAATGCCCTCTTAGCCATAGCATATCTAGAATGCTATCAAGCTACTCAAAATGAGTTTTATGCAAGGGTTGCTAGAGAGATATTTTCATATGTTTTACGGGATATGACTTCAGAGGAAGGTGGTTTCTTTTCTGCAGAGGATGCAGATTCAGAAGGTGTAGAAGGTAAGTTTTATGTTTGGTCTCTTGATGAGGTTTTTGATGTGCTGGGTAGGGAAAGTGGAAAAGCATTTTGCCAGACATTTGATATTTCTAATGCAGGTAACTTTGAAGGAGAAAACATTCCTAATATTATTGGAAAAGACTTAAATACTGGGCAGGATCTAAAAAATGAAAGAGAAAAACTCTTTTTACACCGAGAAAAAAGAATACATCCTCTAAAGGATGACAAAATACTAACCGCCTGGAATGGTTTAATGATAGCTGCCTTGGCCACAGGTGCAAGGGTATTAGGTGATAAAAAGTATGCAAAAGCAGCAGAGAATGCCGCAGAATTTGTAAATACTAAACTAAGAAGAGAAGATGGAAGATTATTTGCTCGTTATAGAGATGGTGAAACTGCACATCTGGCCTATGTGGATGATTATGCATTTTTTATATGGGGTTTAATTGAGCTCTATCAAACCTCCTATAATCCAAAGTATTTGGCTTTATCTCTAGAGTTTCATCAGGATATGGTAGATTTGTTCTGGGATGAAAAAGAAGGTGGCTTGTATTTATACGGTCATGATGGAGAAAAACTTATTACAAAACCTAAGGAGCTATATGATGGCGCCGTACCTTCAGGAAACTCAGTAGCTGCACTAAACTTTCTAAGATTGGCTGACCTTACAGGTGATGAAAAGATTGCAGAGCTTGCTGATAAGCAATTAAATGCATTCGGGGGTACTGTAAGTCAATCACCTCCGGGATATGCTTATTTTCTAATGGCAGTCTATTTTGCAGAAAATCCAACAACTGAAATTAATATTATTGGTGACCTTAATAAGAAAGAAACAAGTGATATGTTGGACATTATAAATAAGGGATTCAATCCAGAAAGGCTTGTTGCAGTTAAAATGCCTGGTTCCTCGGGTGAGGAAATTTGCAGGCTTATTCCAATTATTAAAGAAAGAGATACAGTAGATGGGAAAACTACCGCTTATATATGTGAAAATTTTTCTTGTCAACCGCCTACAACGGATATTAAAAAGTTGGAAATATTACTGGGGAAGAAGAGCTGA